From a region of the Tateyamaria omphalii genome:
- a CDS encoding 50S ribosomal protein L11 methyltransferase, whose amino-acid sequence MPTWTALTTLNGKAQADALGAALENLDPEPTGIGVFEVEDGSGLWEVGAYFTDQPDDTALLLLTTAMGAKPFSVSELPETDWVAHVKRELAPVEAGRFFVYGSHDADKVPADKHPLLIEAAMAFGTGHHGTTLGCLKALDRLADAGVTANKVADIGCGTAVLAMGAAAIWDTDIIASDIDAQAVDVARANLVANNMQDKVKLAEAAGFDHPDLAGPFDLIFANILKGPLIALAPDLTNRLAPGGHAILSGILNEQADEVAGHYTQLGNSMIHREEIGEWTTLTLCKKP is encoded by the coding sequence ATGCCCACATGGACCGCCCTCACCACGCTCAACGGCAAGGCGCAGGCCGATGCGCTCGGCGCTGCCCTCGAAAACCTTGATCCCGAACCCACCGGCATCGGTGTGTTCGAGGTTGAGGACGGGTCGGGCCTTTGGGAAGTCGGCGCCTACTTCACCGACCAACCGGACGACACCGCACTTCTCTTGCTGACGACCGCGATGGGCGCCAAACCCTTCTCTGTCTCCGAACTTCCTGAAACCGACTGGGTCGCCCATGTCAAACGCGAACTGGCCCCGGTCGAGGCCGGGCGTTTTTTCGTCTACGGCTCCCATGACGCCGACAAGGTGCCCGCAGACAAGCACCCCCTCTTGATCGAGGCAGCAATGGCCTTCGGCACCGGCCACCACGGCACGACGCTGGGCTGCCTCAAGGCGCTCGACCGGCTGGCAGATGCAGGCGTGACGGCGAACAAGGTGGCCGACATCGGCTGCGGCACGGCAGTGCTGGCCATGGGCGCGGCGGCAATCTGGGACACGGACATCATCGCCAGCGACATCGACGCGCAGGCGGTCGATGTGGCACGCGCGAACCTCGTGGCCAACAACATGCAGGACAAGGTCAAACTGGCCGAGGCGGCGGGCTTCGACCACCCCGACCTCGCAGGACCCTTTGACCTGATCTTTGCCAACATCCTAAAAGGGCCCTTGATCGCGCTCGCGCCCGACCTGACGAACAGGCTGGCTCCGGGCGGGCATGCGATTCTGTCGGGCATCCTCAACGAACAGGCGGACGAGGTCGCGGGCCACTATACCCAACTGGGAAACAGTATGATCCACCGCGAAGAGATTGGTGAATGGACCACCCTGACCCTGTGCAAAAAGCCATAA
- a CDS encoding MFS transporter, with the protein MARTITLDNARTLPRWQRPTALLFLMAFAMPIGFSVWLALLNNFVVEAAKFDGADIGLLHAIREIPGFLAVGVILVIMVMREQVLGLVSLVMLGVATALTAQFPQMGGILALTFISSIGFHYYETVNQSLQLQWLPKDRAPQMLGWLLAAGSTATFLVYFVIMVLWEPLGLTYNTVYMVGGGITAAIAMFAMFAYPQFEAPTPQLKTFILRKRYWLYYALQFMSGARRQIFMVFAGFMMVEKFGFQVHELTALYLINLMVNILVAPLLGRIVAHFGEQKALVFEYAGLVCVFLAYGGVYFMGWGLMIAAALYVLDHIFFGLALALKTYFQKIADPADIAPTAAVAFTINHIAAVGLPVPLGLLWLFSPGAVFLLAAGMAATSLCLALLIPRHPVPGHETRLTGALPAPAG; encoded by the coding sequence ATGGCCCGAACCATAACCCTCGATAACGCGCGCACCTTGCCGCGCTGGCAACGCCCCACGGCGCTTCTGTTCCTGATGGCTTTTGCCATGCCCATCGGGTTTTCGGTGTGGCTGGCGCTTCTGAACAATTTCGTGGTCGAGGCAGCCAAATTCGATGGGGCAGATATCGGCCTTCTGCATGCGATCCGCGAAATCCCCGGCTTCCTCGCCGTTGGCGTGATCCTGGTGATCATGGTGATGCGCGAACAGGTGCTGGGGCTCGTCTCGCTGGTGATGCTGGGGGTGGCCACCGCTCTGACGGCGCAATTCCCGCAGATGGGCGGCATCCTCGCACTGACCTTCATCAGCTCCATCGGTTTTCACTATTACGAGACGGTCAACCAGTCGCTGCAACTGCAATGGCTGCCCAAGGATCGTGCCCCGCAAATGCTGGGCTGGCTGCTGGCCGCAGGGTCCACCGCCACTTTCCTCGTCTATTTCGTGATCATGGTCCTGTGGGAACCGCTGGGCCTGACCTACAACACCGTCTACATGGTGGGCGGCGGTATCACGGCGGCCATCGCCATGTTCGCCATGTTCGCCTATCCCCAGTTCGAGGCGCCGACACCGCAACTCAAGACCTTCATCCTGCGCAAACGCTACTGGCTCTATTACGCGCTGCAATTCATGTCAGGCGCGCGGCGACAGATCTTCATGGTGTTCGCGGGCTTTATGATGGTCGAAAAGTTCGGGTTTCAGGTGCATGAGTTGACCGCGCTCTACCTCATCAACCTGATGGTCAACATCCTCGTGGCGCCGCTGCTGGGCCGCATCGTTGCACATTTCGGGGAACAAAAGGCGCTGGTCTTTGAATATGCGGGCCTCGTCTGCGTCTTCCTCGCCTATGGCGGCGTCTATTTCATGGGCTGGGGGCTGATGATCGCCGCCGCTCTCTATGTCCTCGACCACATCTTTTTCGGCCTCGCCCTCGCGCTCAAAACCTACTTCCAGAAAATCGCGGACCCGGCGGACATCGCGCCCACCGCCGCCGTCGCCTTCACGATCAATCACATCGCTGCGGTGGGTCTGCCGGTGCCCCTGGGCCTCCTCTGGCTCTTCTCCCCGGGCGCGGTGTTCCTGCTGGCGGCGGGCATGGCCGCCACATCGCTCTGCCTCGCGCTCCTGATCCCGCGCCACCCGGTGCCTGGCCATGAAACCCGGCTCACCGGCGCGCTGCCCGCCCCCGCGGGATAG
- a CDS encoding methylated-DNA--[protein]-cysteine S-methyltransferase yields the protein MLQADVQTQFGPLTITEDAGAVVRLSWGVSGCAGRSGVLDAAADQLRAYDAGQLEQFDLPLEVRGSQFQRDVCAAMSEIPFGETITYGDIAKRLDAPAQAVGQACGGNPIPILIPCHRVMGAKGLTGFSGAGGVETKVALLRHEGGFLI from the coding sequence ATGTTGCAAGCGGACGTTCAGACACAGTTTGGCCCCCTGACGATCACCGAAGACGCTGGTGCCGTCGTGCGCCTGAGTTGGGGGGTGTCGGGCTGTGCCGGTCGGTCCGGTGTGCTGGATGCCGCCGCTGATCAGCTGCGCGCCTATGATGCGGGGCAGCTGGAGCAGTTTGATCTGCCGCTGGAGGTGCGCGGATCGCAATTTCAGCGCGATGTTTGTGCCGCGATGTCGGAGATTCCGTTTGGTGAAACCATAACCTATGGCGACATCGCCAAGCGTCTGGACGCGCCTGCACAGGCGGTGGGTCAGGCCTGTGGTGGCAATCCCATACCCATCCTCATTCCCTGCCACCGGGTCATGGGCGCCAAGGGGCTGACCGGGTTTTCGGGTGCAGGTGGGGTCGAGACCAAGGTTGCCCTGTTGCGGCACGAGGGCGGATTTCTGATCTGA
- a CDS encoding CDP-alcohol phosphatidyltransferase family protein yields the protein MTLQKRALSVHLLTATGAVFAMLAMLAAVEAKWDLMFLWLVVAFFVDGIDGPLARKYDVKTNAPEFDGVLLDLIIDYLTYVFIPAFALFASGLMAGLTGWVAIILITFASAMYFADTRMKTKDNSFSGFPGCWNMVVLVIFALEPNFWVSLALVTVLAVGMFLPLKFIHPVRTERWRWLSLPMALAWTFFAGWAAWVDFHPESWAHWGLVITSLYLVFAGLAQQLFPPR from the coding sequence ATGACACTCCAAAAGCGCGCGCTCAGCGTTCACCTTCTCACTGCCACCGGTGCGGTCTTTGCCATGCTGGCCATGCTGGCCGCGGTCGAGGCCAAATGGGACCTGATGTTCCTCTGGCTCGTCGTGGCCTTCTTTGTCGACGGCATCGACGGGCCGCTGGCGCGCAAATACGACGTCAAAACAAACGCCCCCGAATTCGATGGCGTCCTCCTGGACCTGATCATCGACTATCTCACATATGTCTTCATACCGGCCTTCGCGCTCTTTGCCTCTGGCCTGATGGCAGGCTTAACGGGCTGGGTGGCGATCATCCTGATTACCTTTGCCTCCGCCATGTATTTCGCCGACACACGGATGAAGACCAAGGACAACTCCTTTTCCGGCTTTCCGGGATGCTGGAACATGGTGGTGCTGGTGATCTTCGCGCTCGAGCCGAACTTCTGGGTCTCGCTGGCGCTGGTGACGGTGCTGGCTGTGGGGATGTTTCTGCCGCTGAAATTCATCCATCCCGTGCGCACGGAACGCTGGCGGTGGCTAAGCCTGCCGATGGCCCTGGCCTGGACATTCTTTGCAGGCTGGGCGGCCTGGGTCGATTTCCACCCGGAAAGCTGGGCGCATTGGGGGCTGGTGATCACATCGCTTTACCTGGTCTTCGCCGGTCTTGCGCAACAGCTTTTCCCACCGCGCTGA
- a CDS encoding tyrosine recombinase XerC, whose translation MTEVSRSALISPAARDALEQFLAHERAIKGAAQNTVTAYGGDITEFLAFMTEHSGQTQGLGALSRIDTRDMRSWMARTRSGGVGARSLARKLSAVKAFYKWLANREGFEPTAVLSTRSPKFTKKLPRPLDESAARDLLDIAPLQSDKPWVGLRDTAVLTLLWGCGLRISEALSLSAGQAPLPQVLRITGKGGKERIVPVIDAARDAVDAYVTACPYDLPADGPLFRAIRGGPLAPRAIQKVMANARMQLGLPASATPHAMRHSFATHLLNAGGDLRAIQELLGHASLSTTQAYTAVDTVRLMEVYAKAHPKA comes from the coding sequence ATGACTGAGGTTTCCAGAAGTGCTTTGATCTCGCCCGCCGCCCGCGACGCGCTGGAACAGTTCCTGGCGCATGAGCGCGCAATCAAGGGCGCGGCACAGAACACCGTGACCGCCTATGGTGGCGACATCACCGAATTCCTGGCCTTCATGACCGAGCACTCGGGCCAGACGCAGGGCCTTGGTGCGCTGTCACGCATCGACACGCGCGACATGCGGTCGTGGATGGCGCGCACTCGGTCCGGGGGCGTGGGCGCCCGGTCGCTCGCCCGCAAGCTGTCGGCGGTCAAGGCGTTCTACAAATGGCTCGCCAACCGCGAGGGGTTCGAACCCACCGCTGTGCTCAGCACGCGGTCACCGAAATTCACCAAGAAACTGCCGCGCCCGCTTGACGAAAGCGCGGCCCGCGACCTGCTCGACATCGCCCCGCTGCAATCCGACAAGCCTTGGGTGGGCTTGCGCGACACGGCGGTGCTCACTCTGCTCTGGGGCTGCGGGCTGCGCATCTCCGAGGCGCTGTCGCTCAGCGCCGGACAAGCGCCGCTGCCGCAAGTGCTGCGGATCACCGGCAAGGGCGGCAAGGAACGGATCGTGCCGGTGATTGACGCCGCGCGCGACGCGGTCGACGCCTACGTGACTGCCTGCCCCTACGACCTGCCTGCCGACGGCCCCCTGTTCCGCGCCATCCGCGGCGGCCCCCTCGCGCCGCGGGCGATCCAAAAGGTCATGGCCAATGCCCGTATGCAGCTTGGCCTGCCCGCAAGCGCCACGCCGCACGCCATGCGCCACAGCTTTGCCACGCATCTCTTGAACGCAGGCGGCGACCTGCGCGCGATCCAGGAACTTCTGGGCCACGCCTCGCTGTCGACCACCCAAGCCTACACCGCCGTCGACACCGTCCGGCTGATGGAAGTCTACGCCAAAGCCCACCCCAAGGCCTGA
- a CDS encoding DUF484 family protein, protein MSSQPKIDDALREAIISRPDVILDDKDLMHALIAANERAMGGNIVDLRGLAMERLEARLDRLEDTHRSVIAAAYENLAGTNQIHRAILRMLDPTEFEAFLKDLGGEVADILRVDAVKLVLESTQNDKDPAVQRLGDVLNVAEPGFIDDYLTDGRGGNVRQVTLRQVQDADPEIYGTDATWIRSEACLKLDFGDGRLPGLLVMGAEDPHMFGPQQGTDLLAFFTGVFERAMRRWLG, encoded by the coding sequence ATGAGCAGCCAGCCCAAGATTGACGACGCCCTGCGTGAGGCGATCATTTCACGACCCGATGTCATTCTGGACGACAAGGATCTGATGCACGCCCTGATCGCGGCCAATGAACGCGCGATGGGGGGCAATATCGTCGATCTGCGCGGGCTTGCGATGGAACGGCTCGAGGCACGGCTTGACCGGCTGGAAGACACGCACCGTTCGGTGATTGCCGCCGCCTATGAAAACCTCGCCGGCACCAACCAGATCCACCGCGCCATCCTGCGGATGCTCGACCCCACCGAGTTCGAGGCGTTCCTCAAGGATCTGGGCGGCGAGGTCGCGGATATCCTGCGCGTGGACGCGGTCAAGCTGGTTCTGGAGTCTACGCAGAACGACAAGGATCCCGCAGTGCAGCGTCTGGGCGATGTGCTGAACGTGGCCGAGCCCGGTTTCATCGACGACTACCTGACCGATGGGCGCGGCGGCAACGTCCGGCAAGTGACCTTGCGCCAGGTGCAAGATGCCGACCCCGAGATTTACGGCACAGACGCCACCTGGATCCGGTCCGAGGCGTGCCTGAAGCTCGACTTCGGCGATGGGCGTCTGCCGGGCCTTTTGGTCATGGGCGCCGAAGACCCGCACATGTTCGGCCCGCAACAAGGCACCGACCTTTTGGCCTTTTTCACCGGCGTGTTCGAACGGGCCATGCGGCGCTGGCTGGGATGA
- the fsa gene encoding fructose-6-phosphate aldolase produces the protein MKFFVDSAEIDAIAELNDLGMVDGVTTNPSLILKSGRDILEVTKEICDLVEGPVSAEVVALESDAMIAEGRKLAEIADNITVKLPLTWDGLKACKVLSGEGKMVNVTLCFSANQALLAAKAGASFISPFIGRLDDMHIDGLDLIEDIRTIYDNYEFETEILAASIRSVNHIQDCAKIGADVITSPPDVIKKLASHPLTDKGLDAFMKDWAKTGQKIL, from the coding sequence ATGAAATTCTTTGTAGACTCCGCCGAGATTGACGCCATCGCCGAACTCAACGATCTGGGAATGGTTGACGGCGTCACAACCAACCCGTCGCTGATCCTGAAATCCGGTCGCGACATCCTCGAAGTGACCAAGGAAATCTGCGATCTGGTCGAGGGTCCGGTCAGCGCCGAGGTGGTCGCGTTGGAAAGCGACGCCATGATCGCCGAAGGCCGCAAGCTGGCCGAGATCGCCGACAACATCACCGTCAAGCTGCCGCTCACCTGGGACGGGCTCAAGGCCTGCAAGGTGCTGTCGGGCGAGGGCAAGATGGTCAACGTCACGCTCTGCTTCTCCGCCAACCAGGCCCTGCTGGCGGCCAAGGCCGGGGCATCCTTTATCTCGCCCTTCATCGGACGGCTCGATGATATGCATATCGACGGCCTGGACCTGATCGAAGACATCCGCACCATCTACGACAATTACGAGTTTGAAACGGAAATCCTCGCCGCGTCCATCCGGTCGGTGAACCACATCCAGGACTGCGCCAAGATCGGCGCCGATGTCATCACCTCGCCCCCGGATGTGATCAAGAAGCTGGCCAGCCACCCGCTGACGGACAAGGGCCTTGATGCCTTTATGAAGGACTGGGCCAAGACGGGTCAGAAAATCCTGTAA
- a CDS encoding primosomal protein N', whose product MVPSFYDEGALVAVLTTQPLDRALDYKAPEGGCHLGAFVEVPLGPRKVLGVVWGPGKGDYDYAKVRSVLRVLDAAAMRDEMRAFLEKAAAYTLTPMPAMLRLATRAPGLGDPPSMRKVYRRGPEEPDRMTDARRRVLEFMNEYGDLAFTLKELAELSGVTSSVIKGLVKQGAVAEEDSPRDLPFPPMDPSRPSKELTEDQARAAAHIAKAVQSGAYGTTLLRGVTGSGKTEVYLEAVAACLTAGRQALVLLPEIALTAEFLKRVEERFGARPAEWHSGATMTERRRIWRMVGQGNAQLVIGARSALFLPFQNLGLIVVDEEHDTSYKQEDGVLYNARDMAVLRASLLGAQVVLASATPSLESWANAESGKYTRLDLEARFGPAVMPTMRTIDMRGEKLPSNRWVSEELKRAVDQRLERGEQAMLFLNRRGYAPITLCRACGHQVGCDQCDARMVEHRFLKRLMCHQCGETKPLPTVCPSCGAEDRMAPVGPGVERLGEEAVALFPDARVAVLSSDMYGSARALKAEIETIAEGGADVIIGTQLVAKGHNFPSLTLVGVIDADLGLQGSDLRAAERTFQLMRQVAGRAGRAEKPGTAMLQTYQPEHPVIRAILAGDEEGFWRAEAAQREAAGVPPYGRMAGIILSGPDVAQVFDIANALARNTGPLLRVGAQVFGPAPAPIARVRGRHRVRLLVKAGKGVALQGAIAQWVSQVRLKGDLRLAVDIDPQSFY is encoded by the coding sequence ATGGTGCCGTCCTTCTATGACGAAGGGGCGCTTGTCGCGGTGCTGACCACGCAGCCGCTGGACCGCGCGCTGGACTACAAGGCACCCGAGGGGGGATGCCATCTGGGCGCCTTTGTCGAGGTGCCGCTGGGACCGCGCAAGGTGTTGGGCGTGGTCTGGGGACCGGGCAAGGGTGATTATGATTATGCCAAGGTGCGGTCGGTGCTGCGGGTGCTGGATGCAGCCGCGATGCGGGACGAGATGCGCGCCTTTCTGGAAAAGGCCGCGGCCTATACGCTGACGCCCATGCCCGCGATGCTGCGCCTGGCGACGCGCGCGCCCGGATTGGGTGATCCGCCATCCATGCGCAAGGTGTACCGGCGTGGACCGGAGGAGCCGGACAGGATGACGGATGCGCGGCGGCGTGTTCTGGAGTTTATGAATGAATATGGTGACTTGGCCTTCACCCTTAAGGAGTTGGCTGAACTGTCGGGCGTGACCTCATCGGTCATCAAGGGGCTGGTCAAACAGGGCGCCGTGGCCGAAGAGGACAGCCCCCGCGACCTGCCCTTTCCACCGATGGATCCGTCACGGCCCAGCAAAGAGCTGACCGAGGATCAGGCGCGCGCCGCGGCACATATCGCGAAGGCTGTGCAATCAGGTGCTTACGGCACAACCCTGCTGCGCGGTGTGACCGGATCGGGCAAGACGGAGGTCTATCTGGAAGCGGTCGCTGCGTGCCTGACAGCCGGGCGGCAAGCCCTTGTTCTGCTTCCTGAAATCGCGCTCACGGCGGAGTTTCTGAAACGGGTGGAGGAGCGGTTTGGCGCGCGGCCCGCGGAATGGCATTCGGGCGCCACCATGACGGAACGGCGGCGCATCTGGCGCATGGTCGGTCAGGGCAATGCGCAACTGGTGATCGGGGCGCGGTCGGCGCTTTTTTTGCCCTTTCAAAACCTCGGTCTGATCGTGGTCGATGAGGAGCATGACACCTCCTACAAGCAGGAGGATGGTGTGCTGTACAATGCCCGCGACATGGCGGTGTTGCGGGCGTCACTGCTGGGGGCGCAGGTGGTGTTGGCGTCTGCCACACCGTCGCTGGAGTCGTGGGCCAATGCCGAAAGCGGCAAGTACACGCGCCTGGATCTGGAGGCGCGGTTTGGGCCTGCCGTCATGCCCACGATGCGTACCATCGACATGCGCGGGGAAAAACTGCCCAGCAATCGGTGGGTATCGGAAGAACTGAAAAGGGCGGTAGATCAACGGCTTGAGCGGGGGGAGCAGGCGATGCTGTTCCTCAACCGTCGCGGCTATGCCCCCATCACCCTGTGCCGGGCCTGCGGGCATCAGGTGGGGTGTGACCAGTGCGATGCGCGCATGGTCGAACACCGATTTTTGAAGCGGCTGATGTGCCACCAGTGCGGTGAGACGAAGCCCTTGCCCACCGTCTGTCCATCCTGCGGGGCGGAGGACCGGATGGCACCCGTAGGCCCTGGTGTTGAGCGGCTGGGCGAAGAGGCGGTGGCGCTGTTTCCCGACGCCCGCGTGGCGGTGCTGAGCTCGGACATGTATGGCTCGGCCCGCGCGCTGAAGGCCGAGATCGAGACCATCGCGGAAGGTGGCGCTGACGTCATCATCGGGACCCAGCTGGTGGCAAAAGGCCATAACTTTCCGTCACTTACGCTGGTCGGTGTGATTGATGCCGACCTGGGCTTGCAAGGCTCTGACCTGCGGGCGGCAGAGCGAACGTTTCAGTTGATGCGCCAGGTGGCGGGCCGCGCCGGGCGGGCGGAGAAGCCGGGGACGGCGATGCTGCAGACCTACCAGCCCGAGCACCCGGTCATTCGCGCCATTCTGGCAGGCGACGAGGAAGGGTTCTGGCGGGCGGAGGCGGCGCAGCGCGAGGCGGCGGGCGTGCCACCTTACGGGCGCATGGCCGGCATCATCCTGAGCGGACCGGATGTGGCGCAAGTCTTTGATATCGCGAACGCATTGGCGCGCAATACCGGCCCCCTGCTGCGGGTCGGCGCGCAGGTCTTCGGCCCTGCGCCCGCCCCCATCGCCCGTGTCCGCGGACGCCACCGCGTGCGGCTGTTGGTCAAGGCGGGCAAGGGGGTCGCGCTGCAAGGCGCGATTGCGCAGTGGGTGAGTCAGGTCCGGCTCAAGGGCGATCTGCGCCTGGCTGTCGATATCGACCCGCAGAGCTTTTACTGA
- a CDS encoding DUF3253 domain-containing protein, whose amino-acid sequence MADDARIRAAILEAVHARGAGKTICPSEVARALADDWRPLMGEVRRVAECLAAEGALVVMQKGRVVDVAQARGPVRLGVPRATDRP is encoded by the coding sequence ATGGCTGATGATGCACGGATACGCGCAGCCATCCTTGAGGCTGTACACGCGCGCGGGGCGGGCAAGACCATTTGCCCGTCCGAGGTGGCCCGCGCGCTGGCTGACGACTGGCGCCCCTTGATGGGCGAGGTGCGCCGTGTGGCCGAGTGTCTGGCGGCTGAAGGCGCCCTTGTGGTCATGCAGAAGGGGCGGGTGGTCGATGTGGCGCAGGCAAGGGGGCCTGTTCGTCTGGGTGTGCCTCGTGCGACGGACCGGCCATGA